A part of Deltaproteobacteria bacterium genomic DNA contains:
- the panB gene encoding 3-methyl-2-oxobutanoate hydroxymethyltransferase, with amino-acid sequence MKKKKSIQDFYMMKEKGEPITFITSYDYPTATFAEKAGMDMILVGDSLGMCVYGYEGTMPVTMDQMIVHSEAVRRGAPNTCVIGDMPFLSYQTTDEAAVENAGRFFKEARMDAVKLEGGVRVASRIRAIVDAGMLVMGHIGLTPQSSSQLGGFKAQGRTLDSAKAQLDDALAVQEAGAAMILLEAIPPEVAGYIRDTLTIPVLSIGAGPYCDGQLLIVSDMLGIFEAFTPKFVKRYAEVAKVCTEALTAYVQDVRNRVFPEPKHIYPMIPEELTKFKEWVAAEKGESSPHGVS; translated from the coding sequence ATGAAGAAAAAGAAAAGTATTCAGGATTTTTATATGATGAAGGAAAAAGGGGAGCCAATCACTTTTATCACCAGTTATGATTACCCCACGGCCACCTTCGCTGAGAAAGCCGGGATGGATATGATCCTGGTAGGAGATTCTCTGGGTATGTGCGTTTACGGATACGAAGGAACCATGCCCGTAACCATGGACCAGATGATTGTCCACAGCGAGGCTGTACGCAGGGGAGCCCCGAATACGTGTGTCATCGGGGATATGCCTTTTCTTTCCTACCAGACCACGGATGAGGCGGCGGTGGAAAATGCCGGGCGCTTTTTCAAGGAAGCGAGGATGGATGCGGTCAAATTGGAAGGGGGGGTGCGCGTGGCCAGCCGCATCAGGGCTATCGTAGACGCCGGCATGCTGGTGATGGGCCACATCGGGCTTACCCCTCAAAGTTCTTCCCAATTGGGCGGGTTCAAAGCCCAGGGGAGAACTCTCGACAGTGCTAAGGCCCAGCTCGATGATGCCCTGGCCGTGCAGGAGGCGGGCGCGGCCATGATTCTTCTCGAGGCCATTCCTCCGGAGGTTGCCGGTTATATCCGGGACACCCTGACCATCCCCGTTTTGTCCATTGGCGCCGGCCCCTATTGCGACGGGCAACTCCTTATCGTCAGCGACATGCTCGGGATCTTCGAAGCCTTCACTCCCAAATTTGTGAAGCGCTACGCTGAAGTGGCCAAAGTTTGCACAGAAGCTTTAACGGCGTATGTTCAAGATGTGAGAAACAGGGTTTTCCCGGAACCCAAACATATCTACCCGATGATTCCTGAAGAGCTGACCAAATTCAAAGAATGGGTAGCTGCTGAGAAGGGGGAAAGTTCCCCCCACGGGGTATCTTGA
- a CDS encoding homoserine dehydrogenase — translation MDVRIVICGLGRVGRAFVGLLIQKDKDLRNRYGLKLKVVAAVDIGGAAVDPEGLPLQDLLAHLEKGGRVEDMIGYGKKGFTGVEALTLGIADLLVETTPTNIRDGEPAMTHIRTALGQGRHVVTAAKGPLVLRHKELKTLAEKAEVKLMISAATAAALPTLDVGLSCLAGTEVLTAEGILNGTTNYILTRMYEDGCPYAEALAEAQKMGVAEPDPSLDVEGRDTANKILLIANEVFRAGLSLEDVSVEGITKVKPEEVDRAKKEGKVIKLIGKVEKKEGKIVASVAPMALPWEHPLANVRGTEKAISYLTDTMDRVTVSGGKSNPVGAAAAILKDIIRIYKG, via the coding sequence ATGGACGTGCGCATCGTCATCTGCGGTTTGGGAAGAGTGGGAAGGGCTTTTGTTGGTTTGCTTATCCAGAAAGACAAGGACCTGAGGAACCGGTATGGATTGAAGCTGAAAGTCGTGGCGGCCGTGGACATCGGGGGAGCGGCTGTTGACCCTGAGGGTTTGCCATTGCAGGATCTTCTGGCTCATCTGGAGAAGGGGGGGCGGGTCGAAGATATGATCGGCTATGGCAAGAAAGGCTTTACCGGGGTCGAAGCGCTTACTTTGGGGATCGCGGATTTGCTGGTTGAAACGACCCCGACCAACATTAGAGACGGCGAGCCTGCCATGACGCACATCCGTACCGCCCTGGGCCAGGGCCGGCACGTAGTTACAGCGGCCAAGGGTCCCTTAGTCCTCCGGCATAAAGAGTTGAAAACTCTGGCTGAAAAGGCCGAGGTCAAATTGATGATCAGCGCGGCAACTGCGGCGGCCCTACCGACCTTGGACGTCGGACTTTCTTGCCTGGCCGGGACGGAAGTTTTGACGGCTGAGGGGATTCTCAACGGGACCACGAATTATATCCTCACCCGAATGTACGAAGACGGGTGCCCCTATGCCGAAGCCTTGGCCGAAGCTCAGAAGATGGGGGTTGCGGAACCCGACCCCTCCTTGGATGTGGAAGGGAGAGATACAGCCAATAAAATCCTGCTCATTGCCAACGAAGTTTTTCGGGCCGGGCTGTCCCTTGAGGATGTTTCCGTAGAAGGGATTACCAAGGTCAAACCGGAAGAGGTTGACCGGGCGAAGAAAGAAGGGAAGGTTATCAAACTCATCGGCAAGGTGGAGAAAAAAGAAGGGAAAATAGTGGCATCTGTCGCTCCGATGGCCCTGCCTTGGGAACATCCTCTGGCCAATGTCCGGGGCACGGAAAAGGCCATTTCCTACCTTACGGATACCATGGACCGGGTGACGGTCTCCGGCGGGAAATCAAACCCGGTAGGAGCGGCCGCAGCGATCCTGAAGGATATTATTCGGATTTATAAAGGATAA
- a CDS encoding AarF/UbiB family protein: MQIRKIGVVSRTYRHINRYRQILTILFKYGFGELVDRLHVGQYLEIGMQMISRSRRERVEKLTRSERIRMAFEELGSTFIKLAQILSTRPDLIPPEFAQELAKLQDQVPPFPFAQVREIVEAELKAPIEEKFQHFEEAPLAAASIGQVHRARLQSGEEVVVKVQRPGIRHQIEVDLEILLHIATLIERHVEELGIQRPTRIVEEFARTLVREIDYTIEASQTERFARQFLGNATIYVPRIYREATTERILTMEYIPGIKASEVTALDQQGFDRKIIASRGTDLILEQVFQHGFFHADPHPGNVFLLPDNVICYLDFGMMGSVDRQARDNFADLVYGYVCRDESKIAQALLKIIEWDVEPDRRALEKDIADFIAMYLYRPLKELRIANISKALLALITRHRLRLPPDIFLMIKALTTAEGVGVALDPDLDMAEKAAPFIKRIKMERLHPRRIIGEFLDSGGDLIQLLKEIPGEMSDILKQVKQGKVKIGFEHRGLENFAFHINRSSNRIAFSLLISSLIIGSSLIIRTEIGPFLFGFPILGLLGFTIAGIFGIWLLISILRSGRL, translated from the coding sequence ATGCAGATCCGCAAGATCGGCGTTGTCTCCCGCACCTACCGGCACATCAACCGGTACCGCCAGATCCTGACCATTTTATTTAAATACGGCTTTGGAGAACTGGTAGACCGGCTGCATGTGGGACAATACCTGGAAATCGGCATGCAGATGATTTCCAGGAGCCGCCGGGAGCGAGTGGAAAAGCTAACCCGATCCGAGCGGATCCGCATGGCTTTTGAAGAACTCGGGTCGACGTTTATCAAGTTGGCCCAGATCCTTTCCACCCGTCCGGATTTGATTCCCCCTGAGTTTGCCCAGGAATTAGCCAAACTTCAAGACCAGGTTCCTCCTTTTCCTTTTGCTCAGGTGAGAGAAATTGTTGAGGCGGAGCTAAAAGCTCCGATCGAGGAGAAGTTTCAACATTTCGAAGAAGCACCCCTGGCAGCGGCGTCCATCGGCCAGGTTCATCGGGCCCGGCTGCAAAGCGGGGAAGAAGTGGTTGTAAAAGTACAGCGGCCGGGCATCCGCCACCAGATCGAAGTGGATTTAGAAATTTTGCTTCATATCGCCACCCTGATCGAAAGACACGTTGAGGAATTGGGGATCCAACGCCCTACCCGGATTGTGGAAGAGTTTGCTCGCACCCTGGTAAGGGAGATTGACTATACCATTGAAGCATCCCAGACCGAACGTTTCGCCCGTCAGTTTCTCGGCAATGCCACCATTTACGTCCCCCGGATTTATCGTGAGGCCACCACGGAGCGTATCCTGACCATGGAATATATTCCGGGGATCAAAGCCTCCGAAGTGACCGCGCTGGATCAGCAGGGCTTTGATCGAAAAATCATCGCTTCCCGCGGGACTGATTTAATCCTTGAACAGGTTTTCCAACATGGGTTTTTTCACGCCGATCCGCACCCGGGAAATGTTTTCCTCCTTCCGGACAATGTTATCTGTTACCTCGATTTTGGCATGATGGGCAGTGTTGACCGGCAGGCCCGGGATAATTTTGCCGACCTGGTTTATGGTTATGTCTGCCGGGATGAGTCCAAAATCGCCCAGGCTTTGTTGAAGATTATCGAATGGGACGTTGAACCGGACCGGCGGGCCCTGGAAAAAGACATCGCCGATTTTATAGCGATGTACTTGTATCGCCCTCTCAAAGAGTTGCGGATCGCCAATATTTCCAAAGCGCTCCTGGCATTGATCACCCGCCACCGGCTGCGCCTCCCGCCGGATATATTCCTGATGATCAAGGCCCTAACCACAGCAGAAGGGGTGGGAGTGGCGCTGGATCCTGACCTGGACATGGCCGAAAAAGCCGCTCCCTTCATCAAACGGATCAAAATGGAGCGCCTGCATCCCAGGCGGATCATCGGTGAATTTCTTGATTCAGGCGGGGACCTCATCCAATTGCTCAAGGAAATTCCCGGGGAGATGAGCGACATCCTCAAACAGGTAAAACAGGGAAAGGTGAAAATTGGTTTTGAACACCGGGGGCTGGAAAATTTTGCCTTTCATATAAATCGATCGTCAAACCGAATTGCCTTTTCTCTCCTGATTTCTTCCCTGATTATCGGGTCTTCCCTGATCATCCGGACCGAGATCGGACCTTTTCTTTTCGGCTTTCCCATCTTGGGGCTTTTGGGGTTCACCATCGCCGGCATTTTTGGCATCTGGTTGCTCATTTCCATCCTGCGCTCGGGGAGGCTGTGA
- a CDS encoding phasin family protein, with product MFEFIKKAIFIGAGLASMTAEKIEEAVEEIVKKGEISEKQGKELIQDLKEKSGKVKKDFGERIDKVVNDTLQKLNIPTRTEVEELRARIEQLEKAAEKKE from the coding sequence ATGTTTGAATTTATTAAAAAAGCGATTTTCATCGGTGCAGGGCTGGCCTCCATGACCGCCGAAAAGATTGAAGAGGCGGTGGAGGAAATTGTTAAAAAAGGTGAAATATCGGAAAAGCAGGGGAAGGAATTAATCCAAGATCTAAAAGAGAAATCCGGGAAAGTTAAAAAAGACTTCGGGGAGAGGATCGATAAGGTTGTGAATGACACCTTACAGAAGCTCAATATACCCACGAGAACAGAAGTGGAAGAACTGAGAGCAAGAATCGAACAGCTGGAGAAGGCAGCCGAGAAGAAGGAATAA